The following proteins come from a genomic window of Triticum aestivum cultivar Chinese Spring chromosome 6A, IWGSC CS RefSeq v2.1, whole genome shotgun sequence:
- the LOC123127803 gene encoding bifunctional nitrilase/nitrile hydratase NIT4 translates to MALLPSGSGSTPVIAEVEMNGGADQSATTVRATVVQASTVFYDTPATLDKAERLIAEAAGYGSQLVVFPEAFVGGYPRGSTFGFGINISMTNPKDKGKGEFQKYHAAAIDVPGPEVTCLAAMAGKYKVFLVMGVIEREGHTLYCSVLFFDPLGRYLGKHRKLMPTALERIIWGFGDGSTIPVYDTPLGKIGALICWENKMPLLRTALYGKGIEIYCAPTADSRPVWQASMTHIALEGGCFVLSANQFCRRKDYPPPSEYAFAGLREEPSPDTVVCPGGSVIISPSREVLAGPNYDGEALITADLDMGEIVRAKFAFDVVGHYARPEVLSLVVDDQPHRPVSFTCAAEKTPAAKSDGTAKP, encoded by the exons ATGGCCCTGCTTCCTTCGGGCTCAGGCAGCACGCCGGTGATCGCCGAGGTGGAGATGAACGGCGGCGCCGACCAGAGCGCCACCACCGTACGAGCCACCGTCGTGCAGGCATCCACAGTCTTCTACGACACCCCCGCCACTCTCG ATAAAGCAGAGAGACTGATAGCAGAGGCTGCTGGATATGGTTCACAGTTGGTCGTGTTCCCAGAAGCTTTTGTTGGTGGTTATCCTCGTGGATCCACCTTTGGCTTTGGGATCAATATTAGTATGACTAATCCAAAAGACAAGGGAAAGGGTGAATTCCAGAAGTATCATGCAGCTGCCATAGATGTGCCTG GTCCAGAGGTGACATGCTTAGCTGCTATGGCTGGGAAATATAAGGTCTTTCTGGTAATGGGGGTGATTGAGCGAGAAGGTCACACACTGTATTGTTCAGTGCTCTTCTTTGATCCTCTAGGTCGGTACCTGGGTAAGCACCGCAAGCTGATGCCGACGGCATTAGAAAGGATAATATGGGGATTTGGAGATGGATCAACAATTCCTGTTTATGATACTCCACTTGGAAAGATCGGAGCCCTTATTTGCTGGGAAAATAAGATGCCACTTTTAAGGACAGCACTGTATGGTAAAG GTATTGAGATATACTGCGCTCCCACGGCTGATTCAAGGCCAGTGTGGCAAGCTTCCATGACACATATCGCCCTGGAGGGGGGATGCTTTGTGTTGTCGGCAAACCAGTTCTGCCGCAGAAAGGACTACCCTCCGCCGTCCGAGTACGCATTTGCCGGTTTACGAGAAGAGCCTTCTCCCGACACCGTTGTCTGCCCTGGAGGCAGCGTTATCATTTCGCCGTCACGAGAAGTCCTGGCAGGTCCCAACTACGATGGAGAGGCGCTCATCACAGCCGACCTTG ACATGGGAGAGATCGTTCGGGCCAAGTTTGCTTTTGACGTGGTGGGCCACTACGCTCGGCCTGAGGTGCTGAGCTTGGTAGTGGATGACCAACCGCACCGGCCGGTGTCATTCACCTGTGCTGCTGAGAAGACTCCGGCTGCCAAGAGCGACGGCACCGCAAAGCCCTGA